In the Necator americanus strain Aroian chromosome X, whole genome shotgun sequence genome, cagggaaaaaaatagcatgcatatattttcacacatttcataATTCCACGCATTTCACGCCCTAACTCTTTTATATAAACTCACAGTGCATAAGTATATGTTTGTCAAGATGCCATTCAAcaaattcgtgttcaactttcaagtGCAGCAGCTATACGTACAGAAACGTTATGTGCTTAttatttgtatacattctttaaactcatttttacattttaccttttcaaaatttgacatAGCTATAATGCTTATATAGAGCGCATGTTAAATATTTCAATCCTTGCTAGTAGTTCAtacaataaaactttgtatggttcttcaaatctgtttcaacagcgttttatcgcttcatttttatctattctctgcgttaaatcaatatgacaggttaggtgtataAGTGGCAagcagagacctttgtatcttcgacaTATGCCtctaggtacagtgtatgtctgcgagacattattcgcgcctcatTAGTCGCTGGATGCCAGTTCTACctagctagataagcaaaaggAATttcctagaaagcgaaaaaaaaagtaaaaaaaaatagcattacACCGATCAATGGGACATTTTTCGCATTTCTAagtggcatatcacttatgctaacctatttcattcttccttcttttatattaacttgcaagcacactttatgtagaccttcgaacgACATCTAATACCATGTATagtactttcctttccattcgattttaaaagcgcatcataagagctgtaggtgcggtgaaaaaaaaatcgtcgtaagagcggtagacgcggcgaaatgggaggggagggtgacgtgggcggggcgtcttgaagaaATAGCAgaagaggagcaatcaggctactgtagccattatgacggtatcaggagatatcacaataaaccttaatccaagaaagaaaggaagtgtGATCTCCGAATTCCAATCTGAGTGAGGGATGAAATAGGAACTTAGGCCTCTCGATCcttatcttgaagctgagaaagaTTAGTTCAGGTAATGCATAGCTTAtatcttttattcttcctctgtccagttttcttcttcttgttccatttgttcttgcattgaactccttatttattattatcacttatttagttcgaattttcattctctcttTCGTCTACTACATCTCTTTTGcttgatttgttttcttttcatccaattttttttacatgcgAACTTATTTCAACATAATTAAGTTcatttgaaaagttcgactttcagtgaacctcggcatagttgaatttatattatcgagtttgataagctgtacacgaggttgttaaacagatttattggctaacgtttcggctaaatcgccttcttcagagcctgaaaggggcgatattcaatctacaattcaaacgaccaacctctccacaactaaactgatagactccacgcctactttcaatcacaaatttagcgactacactgaatgctcaccttatatcggagacgcctagcatggaccgctgactgatcgatcacgagggcgaatggttcgaatgtcacattcggatcgcacaaaccattcgagatatggcgcgagttcccgcgttatcgacagacattcgcccttgcggttcattttagggtttttggcttggatccaaaatgcctccagcgattttcgagccaacgttttagtttcgtgcgctaagatttggaccctaatttcaaaatcggctccgtcgtgtttttgtgttctatgggcacctaaaggtgtccatcctcgtaacctattcttgccgctcacgtgctctttgaCGCGGACATATAGCGatcgtgccgtttcaccgacatACTCGTCACAtagttcgtgcaagaaatcaggtagattacatcggatctcaagcagtctcctgatctacctgtgggacaaataatacaattcggtgttgtacagatggtatcgtatAAACGATTCCGCACTAATtgatgtttcaaattgttcggtggtatttcaacgaccgaaacggaactatccaagtctgctctcctcagacaccgcctaatGGCAGCGCTCACTTCATCGGAGatgtaaggaaagcagagaggtATCTTATCTGTGGTGGGGTTTTCCACTTGCCGTGCCCGTTCACTTCGGTATCGTCTCGCTTCAGACGTTCGGACTTCATAACCATTCGAAACAGCAATTTCATGAGTTTCAGACGTTcgtgattcctttaaaaagCTGTCCTCAGGTCCACTAACAAACATGTTCCTGCACGTGCGAGAACATGTTGTAGTAAGGACCTTAGGAGAGGAAGGAACGTCTGAAACTTATGGCTCACGAAATTGCTGTTTCGAATGGTTATGAAGTCCGAACGTCTGAAGCGAGACGATACCGAAGTGAACGGGCACGGCAATTGGAAAACCCCACCACAGATAAGATACGtctctgctttccttacatCTCCGATGAAGTGAGCGCTGCCattaggcggtgtctgaggagagcagacttggatagctccgtttcggtcgttgaaataccaccgaacaatttgaaacatcaattagttcggaatcgtttatacgataccatctgtacaacaccgaattgtattatttgtcccacaggtagatcaggagactgcttgagatccgatgtaatctacctgatttcttgcacgaactaTGTGACGAGTatgtcggtgaaacggcacgatCGCTATATGTCCGCGtcaaagagcacgtgagcggcaagaataggttacgaggatggacacctttaggtgcccatagaacacaaaaacacgacggagccgattttgaaattagggtccaaatcttagcgcacgaaactaaaacgttggctcgaaaatcgctggaggcattttggatccaagccaaaaaccctaaaatgaaccgcaagggcgaatgtctgtcgataacgcgggaactcgcgccatatctcgaatggtttgtgcgatccgaatgtgacattcgaaccattcgccctcgtgatcgatcagtcagcggtccatgctaggcgtctccgatataaggtgagcattcagtgtagtcgctaaatttgtgattgaaagtaggcgtggagtctatcagtttagttgtggagaggttggtcgtttgaattgtagattgaatatcgcccctttcaggctctgaagaaggcgatatagccgaaacgttagccaataaatctgtttaacaacctcgtgtacagcttatcaaactcgataatataatTAAGTTCGTTGTCGTTTTCATTTATCTCCACACTATTAAGTATTGACACAGTACCTTGACACCCATTTTTAACTTCGTTACCGTTTTAGCTTTAGtattagaagaagaaacaacgttatgttcTTCACGTTTctgtctatttttatttcactaccTAATAGCATCACCAGCGCCGAAGTGCCTCAATAGCTTTGATTTGATTCTAAGTTTTTTGAGCAAAGGTTTGAGGTTGAAAACTGGTAAAATTCGGAAACACAAATGAGTAGTCATACTTTCGCACAGACACAAAACGGAAATTAAATCAAACTTTAGGATTTCAGTGTTCAGAAGATTCAGTACTCATTGTCGACAAATTTCGCACGTTTACTTCCTATAAAAAGCGCTAGGCCTAACAACATTAGGAGattttgatttcctttttcgtctccaaaattagttgaaaagtagcagaaaactgctcttccaagggaaaaatcttgaaagcGAGTTCAAAGCcaccaaaaaaagttgattgaaaatatttacgaGTTGAAACTTCAAGTAAAGTCTGGAAATGCTATCTAAGTTTTGTCATCCTAGATTGTCATGCAAAAATCCTAGATTACACAGCTCCAACAACGACacgaaataatgaaaaaagtacgaaAGAAAGCCAATGCGGTCCATGACAAAACTTAGATAGCGTTTCCAGACTTTACCAGTTTTCAACCTCAAACCTTTGCTCAAAAAACTTAGAATCAAATCAAAGCTATTGAGGCACTTCGGCGCTGGTGATGCTATTacgtagtgaaaaaaaaaattgacagaaaCGTGAAgaacataacgttgtttcttctCCTAATACTAAAGCTAAACTATGATAGTGGCTGACTAGAGACTTAGGGGATTTTATCACCCTAATTTAACAGACCAaaaacggtggttcagtggaatgtgtTTATTATATGAATATAGGTGAGCAGCAGTTGCCAGCAATATGATCGAAATGAAagagtgggcagagcgttgtctgccgcactcttggacggCATAATTCGTTATGAGACGAAAATAACCATAAGAGCCAACggtactttataccacgcTCCTTATCTATCgtcggggtcgatgatactGCCGCGGGCGACAACAGCACAAAATAAATTACGACAACAAATTCTAGTTCGACAGATCTTTTCCTTCGTGCGGCTCTACTGTTGCGGAGTTTGTGGAGTGGCGTGGGTGGTGGGTTGACGTGGAGTTGATAGTGGCATGAGAGTTCCGCTTGGTGCAGGTGCGTTGATGGCGGCTGTTGGCTTGCTGATGGCTTGTTGATGGCGATGACGGTTGGCGTTGAGAGATTGCTTATTTCTTGTATGGCTGCTTCGTGGGCGGCTGCGGTCTTTTGGAAGAGCAGAACGATTATCATGGAGTACGCATTCTTTAACTAGGAGCAAAGTAAGCAACACAATTACATGCTGGCAAGTAAAGGCAAGGTGAAAAGGAGAGTAACGTAGAGAAGAAAGAgtaaaaaagcagaaacaagaacaagaaTGGATGTAGAAACAGTGAGACACACGAAAACTaaacaaacatgaatgaagAAGGAATGTGGTACATTGTAGAAGGTAAACTTGTGTTATAAAACATGGTgcatgaataaaaacaaagatgtTGGAACCAGTACCCTTTctgaggagagaaagagaataaagTAGACATAAAACCTAGAAAAGGTACAAAAGTACAACTTTagaaaacagagaaacaagacaaaataatcataataagcaagacaaaggaaaaatgcaaaacaatAAGACAGAAAAGCAATAGAAGTAGAACGGAGAAACAAGACAAGTAGGACACGAGCGAtgcaagaaatgaaaagaaatgaaaatacaaattaagTAGGAAGAGtaatacaaaaacaaatggaaaaacgaaaagaaaactggacagaggaagaggaaaagatgTTGGCTATGCAGCTACCTGAAGTGATCGTCGTGTTAGCTGTATGATAAGGATCAAAAACCTTAAACTCCAGTTTTATCCCTTACTTAGTTTGAAATTCAGACATAATAATCCTTTTCTTCCATGAATTACGGTTTATTGTTACATTCGCCTCGTTTTTTTATGGTAACTGTTGTATCCTTGCTTAAGTTGTGAAGATGAATTATTGGACCGCGTACTTACCCAAAACTAAACCACAATCGGGCAACTGTGCCAAAAATTGCTACGTAGATTGAGCTGGTGAAAAAGAACCTCTCAACACATGGTAATTATATACAATGGCAATAACACAATATACACAACTACATGAACTAACATAGCTAACATCTCTACGGCTCCAACACCTCCCCCTAAGATGAACGCATCGTCTTCATCTTCGGATCAGGTTGCTATCGGCGGTCGGCGTTGTCGAACTGGTCTAGTCGTTGTCGGCGGCACGATAGTTGGTGCTCGATCGTTGACATTGTCGTTGACGTCGGCGATCGTCCTTGCCATACCATGGTACTGTCGGTCTTCCTGGTTGAACGGCATCTTGGCTTCAGCCTTCTCGCAGCTAACTCTCCGGTGCCTTTCTCCACGCATCTGGTTTGTCTTCTCCACAAAACATCCTCTTCCgttagcatgtcgtacacagttTGTCCATAGCGATTCTTCACACGAGCTGGGATCCATTTCTCATGTCGTGGGCGGTAGTCACGCAACCACACGAGTTCTTCCTGGTGGTACGATCTCTTCTGTGCTCTATGATGAAGATTGAACTGTTCTTCAATTTCCACATTGCGCGTTCCTTCGTCTTTAGCAGATTCCTTCAGCAACGTCAGCGACGTCCTCAACTGGCGCCCACCGGAGAAAGATGTCCTGGCGTTGACGCACATGGTGTCCTTCTATAGCACTGCAAAAATTCCGCAAGTTTCTCCGACGTCCCTCCCTCCTTAATCTTCTCAAGGTATCCACAAAGCGTTCTAATTGACCGTTTGACTGTGGATGGAACGGCGGCGAGCGAACCATCCGCTTGATCATGTTAGCGTAGTCGCGGAATGGTACAAAACTGGCCGTCAGCGGCGGGCAATTTATCCTGAGACACTCGTACCGTCGTCGAATCAGCGTCTTCCTTGGCGCGAAAAGCTTCTCCAGATTCGCGATCGTCGTCTCGAAATCGATCTCGGGCGGTTGTTTCGGTAGTATGTCATCAGCATATTTGCGATGTGCATCCTCGTCCAGCTTCATGAGGATCAAATCGCGCTTCTTGCTATCCAGCAAGACCGAATCCCTGATGACCCCTCCGTACCTCTTGTACCAATAGGCGAAAGTATGACCCACCTCTTCGTCGGACACGAACATTTGCACATCCTTACTCAGCTGGTCGTATTGATTCTTGCTGACGTCCTGGACGGTGGTTCTCTGCGTGGGTGCCAAGGCGGTGGGCagcgttttcatttcttcatgttgAATCCGCATTTGTTCAACCATTGCTGCAAGAAAGTTCTCGAGTTGTGACGCCGAAACCTTCGGCTCCTGTCGTCTCTTCAGAGTCGTTCTTTACGTAAATGTAGCTTTACTTTCAATACATTACTGCTATTTATTCAGATTTCCACGTTGCCTATATTTAAGAGgtatgctttttttgttttaagctccagctgttttcttctcatgatAATATATCACTTTTATCTTCTCTCAGCGTCGTTCCTTACATCAGTCTATCTTTACCTCTGATTCATTACTGCtctttattcaagtttatCGCTAAGTTGCTTACATGGAGGAGATATGTTTCTTCTATGAACTCAtattgttttctcttcatgtGTGGTTTTCAGTTTTCGTCGTTTCTTCAGAGTCGCTCTTCACCTCTGATGATATGATAGACTGATGTAAGGAACgactctaaaaaaaaggagagaagataaaaaatctaaagccatgaaaagaaaacagcaggagCTTACACAAAATAAACATACCTCTTAAACATAGGCAACAAGGaaataaacttgaataaagaGCAGTAATGTGTAGAAAGTAAAGCTACATTTACATAAAGAACGACTCTGAAAAGATGcgtgaagagaaaacaacgGGAGTCTGTAGAAAAAACACCTCTTCAACATAAGCAACGTAGCAGTaagtttgaaaaggagcaataGCGTACCAAAAGTGATGCAGGACTGTTGAGAAGAACGACATCGAAGAAATGACAGATAATGAAGCAAGGACAAAActttaaataaaaagtaaattaataataataaatttaaacgTAAACAAAATCTGCCGCCGTAGTGTATTTTAGTGGCTTGTTTACATGTACACTACTATGTTGAGGTATTCTATCTTCaatgtttttcctctttttttcgttatctTT is a window encoding:
- a CDS encoding hypothetical protein (NECATOR_CHRX.G23070.T1) — encoded protein: MDPSSCEESLWTNCVRHANGRGCFVEKTNQMRGERHRRVSCEKAEAKMPFNQEDRQYHGMARTIADVNDNVNDRAPTIVPPTTTRPVRQRRPPIAT
- a CDS encoding hypothetical protein (NECATOR_CHRX.G23071.T2); translation: MVEQMRIQHEEMKTLPTALAPTQRTTVQDVSKNQYDQLSKDVQMFVSDEEVGHTFAYWYKRYGGVIRDSVLLDSKKRDLILMKLDEDAHRKYADDILPKQPPEIDFETTIANLEKLFAPRKTLIRRRYECLRINCPPLTASFVPFRDYANMIKRMKDTMCVNARTSFSGGRQLRTSLTLLKESAKDEGTRNVEIEEQFNLHHRAQKRSYHQEELVWLRDYRPRHEKWIPARVKNRYGQTVYDMLTEEDVLWRRQTRCVEKGTGELAARRLKPRCRSTRKTDSTMVWQGRSPTSTTMSTIEHQLSCRRQRLDQFDNADRR
- a CDS encoding hypothetical protein (NECATOR_CHRX.G23071.T1), whose translation is MVEQMRIQHEEMKTLPTALAPTQRTTVQDVSKNQYDQLSKDVQMFVSDEEVGHTFAYWYKRYGGVIRDSVLLDSKKRDLILMKLDEDAHRKYADDILPKQPPEIDFETTIANLEKLFAPRKTLIRRRYECLRINCPPLTASFVPFRDYANMIKRMVRSPPFHPQSNGQLERFVDTLRRLRREGRRRNLRNFCSAIEGHHVRQRQDIFLRWAPVEDVADVAEGIC